One segment of Bacteroides caecimuris DNA contains the following:
- a CDS encoding thymidine kinase — protein MVLFSEDHIQETKRRGRIEVICGSMFSGKTEELIRRMKRAKFARQRVEIFKPAIDTRYSEEDVVSHDSHSIASTPIDSSASILLFTSEIDVVGIDEAQFFDSGLIDVCNQLANNGVRVIVAGLDMDFKGNPFGPMPQLCAIADEVSKVHAICVKCGDLASFSHRTVKNDKQVLLGETAEYEPLCRQCYLQALEEDRQKV, from the coding sequence ATGGTATTATTCTCAGAAGACCACATACAGGAAACTAAAAGAAGAGGTAGAATTGAAGTTATCTGCGGCTCTATGTTCTCAGGAAAGACAGAAGAACTGATTCGCAGAATGAAACGGGCAAAGTTTGCACGTCAGCGTGTGGAGATATTCAAACCGGCTATCGACACCCGTTATTCGGAAGAGGACGTAGTTTCACACGACAGCCATTCCATCGCTTCCACTCCTATTGATTCATCGGCAAGCATCCTGCTGTTCACTTCCGAGATAGACGTAGTAGGAATCGACGAAGCACAGTTTTTCGACAGCGGGCTGATAGACGTATGCAATCAGCTTGCCAATAACGGAGTCCGCGTCATTGTTGCAGGTTTGGATATGGACTTCAAAGGGAATCCTTTCGGCCCTATGCCACAACTGTGTGCCATAGCCGATGAAGTATCCAAGGTGCATGCCATCTGCGTAAAATGTGGAGATCTGGCATCATTCTCACATCGTACAGTCAAGAACGACAAGCAAGTCCTTCTAGGTGAGACAGCAGAGTACGAGCCTCTTTGCAGGCAATGCTACCTCCAGGCACTGGAAGAGGACAGGCAAAAGGTATAA
- a CDS encoding YjjG family noncanonical pyrimidine nucleotidase translates to MKYKNLFFDLDDTIWAFSQNARDTFEEVYQKYSFDRYFDSFNHYYTLYQQRNTELWIEYGEGKITKDELNRQRFFYPLQAVGVEDEALAEQFSKDFFAIIPTKSTLMPHAKEVLEYLAPKYNLYILSNGFRELQSRKMRSAGVDGYFKKVILSEDLGVLKPRPEIFNFALSATQSEMRESLMIGDSWEADITGAHGIGMHQAFYNVTERAAFPFLPTYHIHSLKELMNLL, encoded by the coding sequence ATGAAATATAAAAATCTCTTTTTTGATCTTGATGATACCATTTGGGCTTTCTCTCAAAATGCCCGTGATACTTTTGAAGAAGTATATCAGAAATATTCGTTCGACCGCTATTTTGATTCGTTCAATCATTATTATACCCTTTATCAACAAAGAAATACCGAACTTTGGATTGAGTATGGCGAAGGAAAAATAACGAAAGACGAATTGAACCGCCAACGTTTCTTCTATCCTTTACAGGCAGTGGGAGTGGAAGATGAAGCGCTTGCCGAACAGTTCTCGAAAGATTTTTTTGCGATTATTCCTACTAAAAGTACGTTGATGCCTCATGCAAAGGAGGTGTTGGAATATCTTGCTCCTAAATATAACCTTTATATCCTTTCCAATGGATTCCGTGAATTGCAGTCACGCAAGATGCGTTCGGCAGGAGTGGACGGATATTTCAAAAAGGTGATTCTTTCGGAAGACCTCGGAGTGTTGAAGCCCCGCCCCGAAATCTTTAATTTTGCCCTGTCCGCCACTCAATCCGAGATGCGCGAATCGTTGATGATTGGTGATAGCTGGGAAGCGGATATTACCGGAGCGCACGGGATAGGGATGCATCAAGCCTTCTACAACGTGACGGAACGGGCTGCTTTCCCTTTTCTTCCCACTTATCACATTCATTCTCTGAAAGAATTAATGAATTTATTATAA
- the rsmI gene encoding 16S rRNA (cytidine(1402)-2'-O)-methyltransferase: MGKLYVVPTPVGNLEDMTFRAIKVLKEVDLILAEDTRTSGILLKHFEIKNVMQSHHKFNEHKTVESVVNKIKGGASVALISDAGTPGISDPGFLVVRECVRNGIEVQCLPGATAFVPALVASGLPNEKFCFEGFLPQKKGRQTRLKTLAEERRTMVFYESPHRLLKTLTQFAEYFGAERQATVSREISKLHEETVRGSLAELIEHFTATEPRGEIVIVLAGIDD; encoded by the coding sequence ATGGGAAAGCTATATGTGGTGCCTACGCCGGTAGGAAATCTGGAGGATATGACTTTTCGGGCTATCAAAGTCCTGAAAGAGGTCGATCTGATTTTGGCGGAGGATACACGTACTTCCGGTATTTTGCTGAAACACTTTGAAATAAAGAATGTAATGCAATCTCACCACAAATTTAATGAACATAAAACGGTGGAAAGTGTTGTTAATAAAATAAAGGGTGGTGCATCGGTTGCATTGATTTCAGATGCCGGAACACCCGGAATCTCAGATCCCGGATTTCTGGTTGTTCGTGAATGTGTGCGAAACGGTATTGAAGTACAGTGCTTGCCGGGAGCAACAGCTTTTGTTCCGGCGCTCGTTGCATCGGGCTTGCCGAATGAGAAGTTCTGCTTCGAGGGTTTTCTTCCCCAGAAGAAAGGACGGCAGACACGGCTGAAGACATTGGCGGAAGAACGCCGCACGATGGTGTTTTATGAATCACCCCATCGTCTGTTGAAGACGTTGACGCAGTTTGCCGAATATTTCGGTGCTGAACGTCAGGCAACCGTGTCGCGCGAAATATCCAAACTCCACGAAGAAACTGTTCGGGGCAGTTTGGCTGAACTGATAGAACACTTTACCGCTACCGAGCCTCGGGGCGAGATTGTGATAGTATTAGCAGGAATAGACGATTAA
- a CDS encoding AI-2E family transporter gives MERKKITFDSFIRGVIGCMMVVGILMLVERLSGVLLPFFIAWLIAYMVYPLVKFFQYRLKLKSRILSIFCALFLITVVGVALFYLLVPPMVSEIGRMNDLLVSYLTNGGGSNVPKTLSEFVHENLDLVALNKMLSEENILAAIKETVPKMWALLAESLNILFSIFASFIILLYVVFILLDYEAIAEGWLHLLPNKYRKFASNLVYDVQDGMNRYFRGQALVAFCVGILFSIGFLIIDFPMAIALGLFIGALNMVPYLQIIGFLPTIVLAILKAADTGQNFWIIIACALAVFTIVQIIQDTLLVPKIMGKITGLNPAIILLSLSIWGSLMGMLGMIIALPLTTLMLSYYQRFIINKEKIKYNEIEITDNQEKSGIEKK, from the coding sequence ATGGAAAGGAAGAAGATAACATTCGACAGTTTTATACGTGGTGTCATCGGATGTATGATGGTGGTAGGAATATTAATGCTTGTAGAACGACTGAGCGGAGTGCTATTGCCTTTCTTTATCGCCTGGTTGATTGCCTATATGGTTTATCCGTTAGTCAAGTTCTTCCAATACAGACTAAAGCTGAAAAGCCGCATCCTTTCCATTTTTTGCGCATTGTTTCTGATCACTGTTGTGGGAGTGGCATTATTCTATCTGTTAGTTCCGCCTATGGTTTCCGAAATAGGCAGAATGAATGATTTATTAGTAAGCTACCTCACAAACGGCGGTGGCAGTAACGTCCCCAAGACACTTTCCGAATTTGTCCATGAGAATCTTGATTTGGTAGCATTAAACAAAATGCTGAGTGAAGAGAATATCCTTGCCGCAATCAAAGAAACTGTACCCAAAATGTGGGCTCTGCTTGCAGAATCACTCAACATCCTGTTCAGCATCTTTGCTTCCTTTATCATATTATTATATGTAGTCTTTATATTACTGGATTATGAAGCCATAGCCGAAGGATGGCTGCACCTGCTCCCCAATAAATACCGCAAATTCGCTTCCAACCTGGTTTATGACGTGCAGGACGGCATGAACAGATATTTCCGTGGACAGGCATTGGTTGCATTCTGCGTAGGTATTCTTTTCAGCATAGGCTTCCTGATTATTGACTTCCCGATGGCCATTGCTTTGGGACTTTTCATCGGAGCCCTCAACATGGTTCCTTACCTGCAAATCATCGGTTTTCTCCCTACCATCGTATTGGCTATCCTCAAAGCTGCCGATACCGGACAGAACTTCTGGATTATCATTGCATGCGCATTGGCAGTCTTCACCATCGTACAAATTATACAGGACACTCTCCTCGTTCCCAAAATTATGGGAAAGATTACTGGGCTGAATCCTGCCATCATCCTTTTATCTCTTTCTATTTGGGGTTCTTTAATGGGAATGTTAGGAATGATCATCGCGTTACCTCTCACCACTTTGATGCTTTCCTATTATCAACGCTTTATTATCAACAAAGAAAAGATAAAATATAATGAAATCGAAATCACTGATAATCAAGAGAAAAGCGGTATAGAGAAAAAATAA